Part of the Zea mays cultivar B73 chromosome 4, Zm-B73-REFERENCE-NAM-5.0, whole genome shotgun sequence genome is shown below.
GCCTTTAGATATATATAATTGATTCACAGAATAGCCTTTAGATATATATAATTGATTCACATGCACAGACGAGCAGCTCCTTCCCTTGAGCCTCGGCGAGCGGCACAGCAGGCGTCGAGGTCAGGCCATCGGTTGCTCACTCGCTTCACGCTCCCGCCCCCGACACGGTAGTCTGGCTTCGTGGCTCCTCCACTCCTGCAAACCCGGCGTGCCGCCACCAGTGGTTGAGCCCTTGAAGCCTTGAAGGAAGCGACGGACCCAAGGATAGCCACTAAGACAAGAAAGACATGGTGCTGGTTGGCTCGTTCAATGAGCCTGTTGCTTTAATGGATTGTGCGTTAGAAAAAAAACGAGACTTGGATTCCGAATTTGAGAACAGAACTGCATATTTTATGTTTTTTGTAATATTTTAGTGTATATAtctaacatatatatatatatatatatatatatatatattttgccAAAAAATAATGGGTATTCAACTGAATACCCTTGCTACTATGTGGGCCCGCCCCTGACTAGAGCAAATGCTATGAGCAGTGGTCTAACCAACTTAATCACTTCACAAAGCATACACTAGTCAACAAGTAATTATTTAAGCACTTATGTGTCTATAGCTACTAAAGATGAGCCTCAACTCTCTTGATATGTTTCTCAGCTTCGACACATCTCAAATGGCCGATGCAAGTGCAATCAACCTCTTGAGGGATTTGGTGATTAATGAACAAAACAAATAAAAATGTACTAataagtttgctcctagtgtatGTTTGTTTTAAATCAAAAAGGGATGCACATGAATGAAATAAATGAACTAACAGGAAACCAAGTAATGAAAGATAAAGATCTAAAGGTGGTTTCTGGCGAAGATCCCCGTATGCTTAGTTCCTTCGCGAGGCAAGGATGGTATGTACCAACTAGTTCTATCCGCTTCAAAGTTCTGTTTTTGAAAAGTTGCAAAGTCACCGTTTGGTTTCTCCCTCTATCTTTTCAAAATTTGTTTCCCTGTTCATACCGGTTCAACCGGGATCAGGGTTGGTTCAACCGGGTTTCATTAGGTTCTTCTCTGTGAAAATTTTAGGTTCAACCGGAATTTTAAATTCAGGTTCTACCAGGAATTTACAGAGAGTTCTCTATTGAATACCACTTCAACCAGTATTAGGGCCTGTTCAACCAGAATTTGCGCAGTCTTCCAGAATCAGCCAGATTTGATTTGTGGGGGCTATAAAAACCTTCATCCCCCACTTCTAAACCCTATCTAGAAATAGTAAATGGAATTTGGACACGTTGCAAATAGTAATTTAACGAATTACTGGCCTTAGCAATTTATGAATTGCTTCACCCTTCCTAATGTATATCTTTTTTGAACATGTTATACTCAGATCTACATAAATATTTTCACCCTTTTTCAATGTAAAGAAATGTCATCTTCCTTGTTTCTATACTAGGTAGTAGCTCAATCTAATTTTATAAACGATAAAAACTAGTAAGGTGAATTATAATTTTGCAGGCGGTTCCAAggaaattcttttcaaggtcCAATTCCAACTTCTCTGTCTAATCTCGTCCAACTGAAGTAGCTAAGTGTTGTAAAATGGGAGAATGAATTACTTGTTCCATCATGCAGGCAAATTGGCGACATAGTAAATGGAAGTTCTTCACTGGCATTCATTAGTAACATGACATATGCATAACGTTTCATCCACTAATTGACTCAAACTATGTAGTGCAATCAAGTTGATAAGTCCTAAAACTCTTGAGATTTTTTGAGGAATTGTAAGACATTTGATAGTCTGGGATCGGTAAACTTTTCAAATCTTGCAAAATTAAACACACTCTAAGGAATTTATTTCTTCAAACTCTAGTCAAGTGTATTTCTGTGTAATATGGTTTGATGAACTGCTATGGTTTATGCATCGTTTGATGATTCCTTTCCATCCTACGCTCATCCTATTTTCCATCACAGGGATTTGAGTTTTTATAATATCATAGGTGATGTACCACAAGACCTGGTGAATCTAAATTTACTCAAGTTCTTGTGTGGTTCTTAGTGCTTCCCAATACTTGTTTCTATGTTTTGGGCACTAGTCATTTGCTAATGCTAGCGAAGTTGTTCAATCCAGGTTTCTCGGGAATAATAATAGCCTTTCAGGAGTTGCAATTGTAAGTGATTGACTTCTATAACACCATTTTTATTGCTATCCTTTAATGATAATTCAGTCCAGCATGGATATTAGGCCTGTAGTATACACTTTTATTAAGCTATCAtttcaaaatttcatgcatctaaAAAAGCCACCTATGCTGCATATAGCTTATATCTCCTTTTAAAGGTCTACCTATGTTTCAAAATCATTCAAGAAGTAGAAACCATCTACCTGAGTTCATTTGTCCCTGATGTACCTTTTTGCGAGTAAAGAAACTATTCCATATTACACTGATGTTTCTCAAGTTTCTTTTAATAGGAATTTGGTGGCAAGCAATTTTGTGATAAACAAATATAATGATAGGTCAGTTCATGTTACAATAGTTCCTCGAACGCATCTATTTGTGCTCAGAGCTCATGTTTTGATACAAAATGCCAATGTTTTGCAACTACAGTGTCTTGCCTGTTGGACTTGAGAATGGAAACTATACTATGGTGTTTGCAGAATTTGACTTTGCAGATCAGAGCCTTTAACCATATTGGATTCCGACTCTGAAATCCACCAGCCTCTGGACAATAGTCTGCAACCTATGAACCTACAATCGAGTGACGTCGATTGACGATCAAGTGCAACAAACCACAGGCAGTTAATACAAAGGTCACTGATGGATAGATGTATTGGCAACCTCATATCGAAAGCCCATAATCCCAACAAAATTGACTATGCGGCAGTAAAATCTCATATCAGAACTTGATAACTTCTATTGCACGCCATTTTAATCGCTTAATTTAATCACGCTTCAAACTACATAACCAGAAGCAAGTACAAAATCGTCGTCGAACTAACCTTGCCAACTCAACGCCGCCACAGAACAGATACAGAGAGATCGAGGCCTGTCAGATTCAATTTTCGAGTCCAGGCACCTGCATGCGCCGGTTGGCCACCGACTTCTTGCCGCCGAGGAACTCGTCGGGGACGACCTTGAGCTGCTTGCGCTTCTTGGACTTGGCGATCTTCTGGATCGTCTTTGGGTTGGTGACCCTCTGCAGTTTGGTGCCCGTGCGGAGCACGTTCTCCTGCTTCCGCTTCTCACGCTCCTCGCGGGCCTTCCGCTTGGCCACCTTGTTCTGCCGGATCTCTTCCTTGAGCTCCGCCTTGCGGGCCTGGTACGCGCGCTTCAGCGACTTCTCCCGGACGCGctgctccagcggggtcggcttcCGCGACACCGCCACGGCCGACGCTCGCCGGGTGCGggcctccttccaccgccgtcccGACAACCGCCCTGCGATGACGCCGTCGTAGGTGGGCTGGCCGAAGGAGGCCGGCTTCGAGGGGTCGGAGAGGGAAGGCATGGCGCGGAGCTtagacggccggtgcgcgtcggcaTCGAGGTCCATGGAATCCGCGGCCGCCGCCTCGGCATCCTCGCGACGCTTGCGCTTGCCGCGCTcgccgccgaggccctcatccaaGCAGCGGAAGTCGATGTGGGAAGCCATGCGGAAAGCGGTCGGGTGCTTGGTGCCGCGATTTGGGAGGAGATGGAGGACGAACCAGAGGCGGAGATGGATTTATTAGGGTTTGTGATGAAGAGTAGCAGCGGATGGTGGATGGGCCGGGCTTGGGCGAATACAAAAACTTGTCAGGCCGCTTTGCAAGGTCGATGTTTTCTTATTAGTATGCCACATCAGCACACTCTCTCCCCTATATCTCTACCCTTTATAAGCTATTTACTCTAAATTCTCTCGCTATAAATCACTAcctctataaaatatcattttttatacatatttcttatttatTACAAATTTTTACTCCACTAGCAAACACTTTCTAGCACACACATCGACGCTAGGGTGGCTACTGTCGCACCCACACATTTGGTGGTATACTGTGCTAGCAGCTATCACTGTCACAGATAGTGGAGGATGTAGGGGGTACCGATGAACTATCTCTTGGTGTGATGTTGCAGCCTCTACAGTCGTGAAGGGGGGCGGCTGCGGTAAGCATTGAAGAGAGTCTGACGAGATAAGGCCTGGCGACGGGTCATGCTATTAGGCTATCTCTAGCAGCATAGCCATACTCATACTAATATTTAAACTTTACGCTGCAAATAGTGCAGTCTATaatgcaaaacagtgttttgaGCGACCATATAAGTGAACTATTGGACATGGTCTTATTAGTTTCAGGCATACAAAAGGTGTTGTTCAGGCGATAACAAAAATATTGTCTTGTTTGGTTCCTATAGAGCAAGTATAATAATAGTCTACAGTAGGCTAAATGCTGATATTGAGAAGAGAGAGGAAAAGCGGGTTGTAAACTTACAACTGGTTTAGACACGATAATCAAGAAACTTTGTAAGATACATAAGTAGACCATTTATTAATAGTGAAAAGCTAACTAATATACATGCAGCCAAAAGTAGTTGGCTACAAGTATCCTTATAGCTATCAGCCGGGTATATTATAATAATAAACTTGCTCTTAGGGCATGTAACACCCAATTAAATAATGGGTCTCTTGATGGGTCACTAGTGGGCCAAGTGAAAAAATATCAAGAGACATGCTCTTCACCTTCTCTATACGACTCTCTATATATATTGTGTCTTGACTGCATTTATTATCTAGAGGCTCAATGCTATATCATATAGTCCCTTACATGTGTATTTGGAAAACCAGTCCAAGGGCTCAAGATTGTACATAacctttgtcggcgtttcgaccccggggggtccctagaccgacgagtaaatttgtcgctgcgtgtcccagcccagatgggttggcgggagatggaacacaagggagaaagcggctcgtgttatcccacgccaggggggtgtgctcgtagtaggggttacaagcgttcgcgagagagagagagagtgagcctgttcgttagctcgttctcccgcgcgaccctcccgcatgaaggctccggacctcccttttatagatgcaaggagagggtccagatgtacagtgggggtgtagctaggcgctaatgTGTCTGAcagggaagtgcctgagccctatgtacatgccaacttggctgtcggagaagtgcttgagccctgcgtaggcgataacgtggccatcggagaagtgtttgagccctgtagaagtacagctgtcggtgctgctgggatcttgctgacgtctccttgcttccgtagggggctgagaaccaccgtcgtcatggacgcacgcggggagccatcattacttgttaccggggcgagccagatgggacaccggtcttgttcccccgtagcctgagctagctaggggtagggtaatgatgtatcccccgtggcgcggtcggtccgagcccaaggtcgggcgaggcggagacttctcctgaggccgaggccggggtcgggcgaggacgcgattcctcatgaggttgagccctggggtcgggcgaggcggagaccaccttcagaggccgaggttgaggccgagccctggggtcgggtgaggcggagctttctgttgcgcctgaggctgaaattagctgttgtcagcctcaccctggtgggtggcatagcagtcggagcggagtgagcggcgttgttttcctgtcaggtcggtcagcgaaagggcgaagtgactgcggtcacttcgaccttgccgactgaggcacgtgtgtcaggataaggtgttaggcgatcctcgcattgaatgcgcctgcgatacggtcggttggagaggcgatttggccgaggttgcttctcgacgaagcctgcccgagctgggcctcgggcgtgccgagggtgcgcccactgcctgaggaggccctcgggcgagacgtaacttcgtccgggactacagttcctgcccgaggctgggctcgggcgaggcgagatcgcgccccttgggtagacaaagccttgacctaaaccgcgcccatcagtctttgcggtttgtgctgatggtggttactagTCGTgtgtaggagtgttgggggtacccctaattatggtacccgatagtagcccccgagcttcgaagggagtgttggtactcgcttggaggctttgccgcacttttttgcgaggggaccggcctttctcggctatactttgttccggtgggtgcgcgcgagcgcacccgccgggtgtagcccccgaggcctcggaggagtggtttgactcctctgaggtcttaatgcctttcgtgatgccttggctggcctggttgttcactcatgcgacctgattgtagcccgggtgcatggtcaggttccgagtttttaggctggtttgttgacgctgtcaacggtttggccatagccgggttgcgagagcggcccccgagcctctgcacggagcgagaggacgatcaaggactgtctcgacttttactatacgccccttcgtcgcctttccgcaaggaggaagggggggagcgccatgttgccctcggagggcgccgaacatggtgtctccagtgagttgctaacgggtgatccgagtggacgcccgtgccccgttcgataagggtcggctagtggcccagaggcgcgctccaaaagtacctgcaggtgatttgccggacccggacccattcgatagggtccgagggctcgatgcctccctctgatgggatttcgttacaaaatcgctcctgctggtctcggaaatgtcctagggtacctcgggagcgtagcccgagccttgaccatgtaacggacgtacccagagtcatccctcactctacgtgctctggggcggccgtcgaacccttccgaggggccagccttcgaacccctgatcagtagtgggcgcagagcccgagtgctctagggcgactgtcgaacccttccgaggggctagccttcaaacccctgatcagtaatgggctcggggcccgcttccttcgcggagaaggatccctttcgaaatatcctctttcccggtccctgtagcaaaagagagaaaggggaagaggaaaaggatatgaatttaaacggtgtggcgcaccttttttgacgcggtcatcatggcggaggtgaaacgacgcccgcttcgcctgccaaaggtgtcgcttgccctgccgaggagttaatgcgacgggacgggcgattcgcggg
Proteins encoded:
- the LOC100277318 gene encoding uncharacterized protein LOC100277318, whose amino-acid sequence is MASHIDFRCLDEGLGGERGKRKRREDAEAAAADSMDLDADAHRPSKLRAMPSLSDPSKPASFGQPTYDGVIAGRLSGRRWKEARTRRASAVAVSRKPTPLEQRVREKSLKRAYQARKAELKEEIRQNKVAKRKAREEREKRKQENVLRTGTKLQRVTNPKTIQKIAKSKKRKQLKVVPDEFLGGKKSVANRRMQVPGLEN